From Lolium perenne isolate Kyuss_39 chromosome 5, Kyuss_2.0, whole genome shotgun sequence, a single genomic window includes:
- the LOC127302401 gene encoding probable E3 ubiquitin-protein ligase ARI7 — protein sequence MDSDDELRGASDSEIVAVGDYYYISSDTESSADEEESDCGGDDYEVADEIADMREKRYVILTERDIHERQEEGITRVSSVFSIPRESACILLRQYKWNISKLSDEWFADEERVRKSVGLPANGVLLPDSQMLTCGICFEGYSTSALSSASCVHYYCHECWEGYISASVNDGPGCLALRCPEPSCSAMVLEETINRLAKDEDKVKYKQILLRSYIEDSKKIKWCPAPDCTCAVEFLGDGNYDVSCMCRFSFCWNCTEETHRPVSCETVSKWILKNSAESENVNWIIANSKPCPKCKKPIEKNHGCMHMTCRPPCSYQFCWLCLGPWSEHGSTTGGNNACNRYESAKQQGLFDEAEAKREQAKNSIMRYTHYYERWVSNQKSRQKAQADLQKFDIKNLAELSDILGIPESQLKFIPEAWSQIVDCRRVLQWTYAYGYYLEDKVKNEFFVYLQGEAESGLERLHKCAEKDIHAVLPNANNLSPTLKDFIEFRVKLVDLTRVTRTFFENLVRALEEGLEDVHGADQSTSKKRSRNNTGASCKKPSAKSKSGRNKVARPSR from the exons ATGGACTCCGACGACGAGCTGCGGGGCGCCAGCGACTCGGAGATCGTCGCCGTCGGGGACTACTACTACATCAGCAGCGACACggagagcagcgccgacgaggagGAATCTGACTGCGGCGGCGACGACTACGAGGTCGCCGATGAGATCGCCGACATGCGCGAGAAG AGATATGTCATCTTAACTGAAAGAGATATACATGAGCGGCAAGAAGAAGGCATAACACGGGTatcttcagtattttcaattccaAGAGAATCAGCATGCATCCTCCTTCGACAATACAAATG GAATATTAGCAAGTTGAGTGACGAGTGGTTCGCAGATGAAGAACGTGTCCGTAAATCTGTTGGCTTGCCTGCAAATGGGGTTCTTCTTCCTGACAGCCAGATG CTAACTTGTGGAATATGTTTTGAAGGATATTCCACAAGTGCACTGAGCTCTGCTAGTTGTGTTCACTACTATTGTCATGAATGTTGGGaag GGTACATTAGTGCTTCAGTAAATGATGGCCCAGGATGTCTGGCTCTGCGGTGCCCTGAGCCATCTTGTAGTGCCATGGTTCTTGAAGAGACCATTAATAGATTGGCTAAAGATGAGGATAAAGTAAAGTACAAACAAATATTATTACGCTCGTACATTGAAGATAGCAAGAAG ATAAAATGGTGTCCAGCCCCTGATTGTACCTGTGCAGTGGAGTTTCTTGGTGACGGGAACTATGATGTCTCGTGCATGTGCAGATTCAGCTTCTGCTGGAAT TGTACAGAGGAAACTCATCGACCAGTTAGCTGTGAGACTGTCTCAAAATGGATATTAAAGAACAGTGCAGAATCTGAGAATGTGAATTG GATAATAGCTAATTCAAAGCCCTGTCCTAAATGCAAAAAACCAATAGAGAAGAATCATGGGTGCATGCATATGACGTGCCGTCCTCCTTGCAGTTATCAGTTTTGCTG GTTGTGTCTAGGTCCATGGTCAGAACACGGAAGTACCACAGGTGGCAACAATGCTTGCAATCGCTATGAATCAGCAAAGCAGCAAGGCTTA TTTGATGAAGCTGAAGCAAAGAGAGAACAGGCTAAAAACTCAATTATGAGATACACGCATTATTATGAGCGCTGGGTGTCCAACCAAAAG TCGAGGCAGAAGGCACAAGCAGATCTGCAGAAGTTCGATATTAAAAAT CTTGCGGAGTTAAGTGATATCCTTGGAATACCAGAGTCCCAACTAAAGTTCATACCTGAAGCGTGGTCACAG ATTGTAGATTGCAGACGAGTGCTACAATGGACATATGCTTATGGGTATTATCTCGAAGATAAAGTCAAGAATGAATTTTTTGTGTACCTCCAAG GCGAAGCTGAGTCTGGTTTGGAGCGCCTTCATAAATGTGCCGAGAAGGATATTCATGCAGTTTTACCTAATGCAAACAACCTTTCTCCTACATTAAAAGACTTCATCGAATTTCGCGTGAAACTTGTTGATCTAACAAG AGTAACCCGCACCTTCTTCGAGAACCTTGTTCGAGCACTGGAAGAAGGGTTGGAGGATGTGCATGGTGCGGACCAGTCGACTTCGAAGAAAAGATCGAGGAATAACACTGGTGCTAGCTGCAAGAAACCATCTGCCAAAAGCAAGTCTGGTAGGAATAAGGTGGCAAGACCATCCCGCTAG
- the LOC139831116 gene encoding uncharacterized protein isoform X1 — protein MLFFELPHTRSCRKSMASYLYGTGCRHTTICGSCGKAMVHALLRLGHQFLLTPPNRRWRRRRRSKQPAAAATVADGFGYFYIFGFGFRVGAGGEDASNGKSAVGDRQIEAKPDTLTVDTGAGVPFHQIF, from the exons ATGTTGTTCTTTGAGTTGCCTCACACCAG ATCCTGCAGAAAGTCCATGGCGTCCTATCTCTACGGCACGGGCTGCCGCCACACCACCATCTGCGGCTCCTGCGGTAAGGCCATGGTGCACGCCCTGCTCCGCCTCGGTCACCAATTCCTTTTGACGCCTCCTAATCGACGGTGGAGGCGCCGACGACGAAGCAAGCAGCCGGCCGCCGCAGCCACGGTCGCG GATGGCTTCGGGTATTTCTACATCTTCGGCTTCGG CTTCAGAGTTGGAGCTGGAGGGGAAGATGCAAGTAATGGGAAATCTGCAGTTGGCGATCGACAAATAGAAGCTAAGCCTGATACGCTGACAGTTGATACTGGTGCTGGGGTTCCATTCCATCAAATATTTTAG
- the LOC139831116 gene encoding uncharacterized protein isoform X2, with product MASYLYGTGCRHTTICGSCGKAMVHALLRLGHQFLLTPPNRRWRRRRRSKQPAAAATVADGFGYFYIFGFGFRVGAGGEDASNGKSAVGDRQIEAKPDTLTVDTGAGVPFHQIF from the exons ATGGCGTCCTATCTCTACGGCACGGGCTGCCGCCACACCACCATCTGCGGCTCCTGCGGTAAGGCCATGGTGCACGCCCTGCTCCGCCTCGGTCACCAATTCCTTTTGACGCCTCCTAATCGACGGTGGAGGCGCCGACGACGAAGCAAGCAGCCGGCCGCCGCAGCCACGGTCGCG GATGGCTTCGGGTATTTCTACATCTTCGGCTTCGG CTTCAGAGTTGGAGCTGGAGGGGAAGATGCAAGTAATGGGAAATCTGCAGTTGGCGATCGACAAATAGAAGCTAAGCCTGATACGCTGACAGTTGATACTGGTGCTGGGGTTCCATTCCATCAAATATTTTAG